In Verrucomicrobiales bacterium, one genomic interval encodes:
- a CDS encoding delta-60 repeat domain-containing protein codes for TVVTIRNHPAGSLDSTFVADPILRGQVGRIGFAPGGKVFIDHSLPYNQLGTPSILRRLNEDGSMDGLFKSSIHQNLVHWVARNDGGVYVITTDFSRLQVASVAPDGTQDGSFPRGIGFANASILAGPDGRLIGCRDLYDQGEGPRWKLVRLNHDGSEDSSFPSPTFGSPPRLIGFSPDQGLLVQGLLLGGSRLGFWRIDEHGNALSTAFPEDASIYGSLQLLPQGGLLGFLHSPDTDAIPFRFRLRRFLADGTEDPTFHSDVTTEQGFPGAAGVVTQPDGKLLVWGSPLRYGSNTAGDPLTTSVLRLWPTGAVDGIFELEPDGNAYIGQLLPDPTGGILATPLRESFTQRGDLPLVRLLTASDTSFILGAEPLPNGTLRLKLHLALGEGVVVERSEDLQAWQSASATLTHPTHEFLDPLASGQGRQFYRIRIHKTGPAIGEALH; via the coding sequence AACCGTAGTCACCATTCGGAATCATCCGGCAGGCTCCCTCGACTCAACCTTCGTGGCAGACCCGATCCTGCGTGGCCAAGTGGGCCGTATCGGTTTCGCTCCCGGTGGAAAAGTCTTCATCGATCATTCCCTGCCCTACAATCAATTGGGAACACCGAGCATCCTCAGACGGCTCAACGAGGATGGTTCGATGGATGGTCTCTTCAAAAGCTCGATCCATCAGAACCTGGTCCACTGGGTCGCTCGCAACGACGGCGGGGTCTACGTGATCACGACCGACTTCTCACGGTTGCAAGTAGCCAGCGTCGCGCCCGATGGAACCCAAGACGGATCCTTCCCTCGCGGCATCGGTTTCGCGAATGCATCGATTCTCGCCGGACCGGACGGTCGGCTCATCGGATGTCGTGACCTATACGACCAGGGTGAGGGGCCGCGGTGGAAACTCGTTCGCCTGAACCACGACGGCTCGGAGGACTCGAGCTTCCCAAGCCCGACGTTCGGTTCACCTCCTAGGCTGATCGGCTTTTCTCCCGATCAAGGACTTCTGGTGCAAGGACTGCTCCTGGGGGGCTCGAGGTTAGGCTTTTGGAGGATCGATGAGCATGGAAACGCCCTCTCGACGGCTTTCCCTGAGGACGCTTCCATCTATGGCAGTCTCCAACTCCTGCCTCAAGGTGGGCTCCTGGGCTTCCTGCACAGCCCCGATACGGATGCAATCCCGTTCCGGTTCCGGCTCCGACGATTTCTCGCGGATGGGACTGAAGATCCGACGTTTCATTCGGACGTTACGACCGAGCAGGGTTTTCCGGGGGCTGCGGGCGTAGTCACGCAACCCGATGGCAAGCTACTCGTCTGGGGCTCACCGCTTCGCTACGGTTCCAACACTGCCGGGGATCCGCTCACCACATCCGTCCTTCGCCTTTGGCCGACGGGTGCCGTCGATGGCATTTTTGAGCTGGAGCCTGATGGCAATGCCTATATAGGCCAGCTGCTACCCGATCCGACCGGGGGAATTCTGGCAACGCCGCTACGAGAAAGCTTCACACAAAGGGGCGACCTGCCCCTCGTCCGATTACTCACCGCCAGCGACACTTCCTTCATCCTAGGTGCCGAGCCGCTCCCGAACGGAACGCTGCGACTGAAGCTCCATCTCGCCCTTGGTGAAGGGGTCGTAGTAGAGCGTTCGGAAGACCTGCAGGCCTGGCAGAGCGCTTCCGCGACCCTGACCCATCCCACGCACGAGTTCCTCGATCCGCTTGCCTCCGGCCAGGGACGTCAGTTCTACCGCATCCGCATCCACAAGACCGGGCCAGCCATTGGTGAGGCACTACACTAG